A genome region from Baekduia alba includes the following:
- a CDS encoding MFS transporter, whose product MPRPERLILIAVCLSLAAVVSAVSSLNVALPDIARATGASTSDLQWIIDAYALVFAGLLLPAGALGDRLGRRRILLAGLAVFGGGAIVATQLSDANALIAVRAVMGLGAAMIMPTTLSIVTSTFGAEHRDKAVGVWAGVAGGSALIGLLAAGLLLEVFSWPAVFWLNVALAGVGAAMTIRFVPAGMPERTALDGVGAVLSALGLGGIVWGFIEGPSEGWTSTSVVAGFVAGVVLLSAFVAWELRRDEPLLDPRLFALRGFAAGSLSVFVQFFAMFGTIFVLLQYLQFVLRYSPLQAGAALAPAAVMMVALAPRVPRLVERVGVRRVGPPGLVLIGAGLFVASTMGADASYWHLLGGLVLLGLGMALAAPPATAAIVGSLPDEKQGVASAVNDTAREVGGALGIAVLGSVLANHVGSFGPHTDPTAVVDGYQAALRVGAAVLVAGAAFVFLRLGRGADRVAQEHGAAGEAPLLFKA is encoded by the coding sequence ATGCCCCGCCCCGAACGCCTCATCCTCATCGCGGTCTGCCTCTCGCTCGCGGCCGTCGTCAGCGCCGTCTCGTCGCTGAACGTCGCGCTGCCCGACATCGCCCGCGCGACCGGCGCGTCGACGTCGGACCTGCAGTGGATCATCGACGCCTACGCCCTGGTCTTCGCCGGCCTGCTGCTGCCGGCCGGCGCGCTCGGCGACCGGCTCGGCCGCCGCCGCATCCTGCTCGCGGGCCTCGCCGTCTTCGGTGGTGGCGCGATCGTCGCCACGCAGCTGTCGGACGCGAACGCGCTCATCGCGGTCCGCGCCGTCATGGGCCTGGGCGCGGCGATGATCATGCCGACGACGTTGTCGATCGTCACCTCGACCTTCGGCGCCGAGCACCGCGACAAGGCGGTCGGCGTCTGGGCGGGCGTGGCCGGCGGCAGCGCGCTGATCGGCCTGCTCGCGGCCGGCCTGCTGCTCGAGGTCTTCTCGTGGCCGGCCGTCTTCTGGCTCAACGTCGCCCTCGCCGGCGTCGGCGCGGCGATGACGATCCGCTTCGTCCCGGCCGGCATGCCCGAGCGCACGGCGCTCGACGGCGTCGGCGCGGTGCTCTCCGCGCTCGGCCTCGGCGGGATCGTGTGGGGCTTCATCGAGGGCCCGTCGGAGGGCTGGACCTCGACGAGCGTCGTGGCCGGCTTCGTCGCGGGCGTCGTCCTGCTGTCCGCGTTCGTCGCGTGGGAGCTGCGCCGCGACGAGCCGCTGCTGGATCCGCGCCTGTTCGCCCTGCGCGGCTTCGCCGCCGGGTCGCTGTCGGTCTTCGTCCAGTTCTTCGCGATGTTCGGGACGATCTTCGTGTTGTTGCAGTACCTGCAGTTCGTCCTGCGCTACTCGCCGCTGCAGGCGGGCGCGGCGCTCGCGCCGGCGGCGGTCATGATGGTGGCCTTGGCCCCGCGCGTGCCGCGCTTGGTCGAGCGCGTCGGCGTGCGCCGCGTCGGTCCGCCCGGCCTGGTCCTGATCGGCGCCGGCCTGTTCGTCGCCTCGACGATGGGCGCGGACGCGTCGTACTGGCACCTGCTCGGCGGCCTGGTCCTGCTCGGCCTCGGGATGGCGCTGGCCGCCCCGCCGGCGACCGCCGCGATCGTCGGCTCGCTGCCCGACGAGAAGCAGGGCGTCGCCTCGGCCGTCAACGACACCGCCCGCGAGGTCGGCGGCGCGCTCGGCATCGCGGTCCTCGGCTCGGTCCTGGCCAACCACGTCGGGTCCTTCGGCCCGCACACCGACCCGACCGCGGTCGTCGACGGCTATCAGGCGGCGCTGCGCGTCGGCGCCGCCGTCCTGGTCGCGGGCGCCGCGTTCGTCTTCCTGCGGCTAGGCCGCGGCGCCGACCGCGTAGCGCAGGAGCACGGTGCCGCCGGCGAAGCGCCGCTCCTCTTCAAGGCGTAG
- a CDS encoding TetR family transcriptional regulator: MKNSPEPVPSTTRRGRRAGSPETRGAILQAARELFAAQGYDATTLRGVAERAGVDGALPSYYFGGKAGLFAAALELPVSPAAALAAVLAQSDRRDDLAERILHTLLSVWDAAGGGPLAALLRSSSSQEDLVHGFIEDEILPLLRTAIDGADADLRAAGAASQVIGLVLARHVLRIEPLASATPDAVVTLVAPALQRYFSG; this comes from the coding sequence ATGAAGAACTCGCCCGAGCCCGTCCCGTCGACCACGCGCCGCGGCCGCCGCGCCGGCAGCCCCGAGACCCGCGGCGCGATCCTCCAGGCCGCGCGCGAGCTGTTCGCCGCCCAGGGCTATGACGCCACGACGCTGCGCGGCGTGGCGGAGCGCGCGGGCGTCGACGGCGCGCTGCCCAGCTACTACTTCGGCGGCAAGGCCGGGCTCTTCGCGGCGGCGCTGGAGCTGCCCGTCTCGCCCGCCGCGGCGCTCGCCGCCGTCCTGGCCCAGTCCGACCGCCGCGACGACCTCGCCGAGCGCATCCTGCACACGCTCCTCAGCGTGTGGGACGCGGCCGGCGGCGGCCCGCTCGCGGCGCTGCTGCGCTCGTCCAGCAGCCAGGAGGACCTCGTGCACGGCTTCATCGAGGACGAGATCCTGCCGCTGCTGCGCACCGCCATCGACGGCGCGGACGCCGATCTGCGCGCGGCCGGCGCGGCCAGCCAGGTCATCGGCCTCGTCCTCGCCCGCCACGTCCTGCGCATCGAGCCGCTGGCCTCCGCCACGCCCGACGCGGTCGTCACGCTCGTCGCACCCGCGCTGCAGCGCTACTTCAGCGGGTGA